Within Fibrobacter sp. UWEL, the genomic segment TTGGCGGAAAAACCCTGGGATTTCGGAGATTTCTCCCTGGAATTTCTCCACGTACAGGGGGATCCCTTTGCCCCTGCCTCCCGAATCTTGATAAAGGCAAGTCTCCAGATGCTGGGGTACCCCTCTGAATGGGGCAGTACTTTTGAACGTCGCCTGGCTCTGTCTGATTTTTTATTGCGCCGTATGAGTGCGGTGGTGAAGGAAAGATATCCCGATAAGGATGCTGCCGTCGTCTTTGACGTGGCTGGACCTGAAATGCTGGTGCGAAATTCCCTCTGGATTGACAATGGGGAGCTGCGAGCCTGCCTCCAGGTGAAACTTCCCGGCGAAGGACGTAAGATCCAGTCCGAGTCCGCGGCAGAAATCCTGACCATGGTCCTTCCGGATTTGGTTTCTGCAAGTCTCTATAATGACGGTTCCCGCTGTGAAGGCGGTGTGAAGCCGGAACTGATGGCTCACTATAACGTTCTTGCGGATCGTAAAGTGATTCTCGAGGAACTGGACCGTCGGGGTCTTTGCGCCTTTGTTCCCGATGGGGCGGTACTTCCCAGAGCCTCCGGAATTTCTCAGGAACCGATGGAAGGGGCAATCCCGTTTGCTTCTCCCGCTGAATTGGCGGTCACCCTGAATGTGAACGGTCGAGATATTCGTGGCATGGGTATTCCTAAGGGAATTACAGTCATTACCGGCGGTGCATTCCACGGCAAGTCCACCCTGCTTCAGGCATTGACCCGCGCTGTCTACCCTCATATTCCGGGAGACGGACGTGAAGGAATCGTGATTGATGAAAGTGCCCTTCGAGTGGGTGTTGAAGATGGCCGCAGCGTTCGCGGTACGGACTTATCCCAATTTGTCAGGGACCTTCCCGGCGGCATCTCCACCAAGGACTTTACAACTGCCAGCGCCTCCGGTTCTACCAGCGAGGCGGCCAACTTGCTGGAAGCTATGGAGGCGGGGTCTTCCACGTTCCTCATTGACGAAGACTCTTCCGCAGTGAACTTCCTTATTCGTGACGTTCGCGTCCGTAAACTTCTTGGGGATGACCGCGAACCGCTGATCCCGCTGACTGACCGCATCCGCGAAATTTGCTATGGAGAATGTCATTCCGAGCGCAGCGAAGCGGAGTCGAGGAATCTCGTCGCAATTCGTAGCTTTATTCTCGTGGCTGGCGCCTGCGGTGACTATCTGGAACTTGCGGACAACATAATTGTCATGGCCAATTACAAGGCGGAATACGTAGCTGGTTCGGCAGGCTTACCAACCTTAAGCCGGCCTTCCGAGAATGGGGCGCTGCCGCCCTTCAAGGCTCCTGTTTCCCGCACGTTCGGCGAATATATCAAGCCCCTGCAAAATAGCGTGCGTCCCACTTCCGCGGTGGAACGTCAGGTGAAGGTGAAACTGTCCGGTGATTACCTGATCCAGATCGGTTTTTTGGTCTCGGATACAAGCCGCCTGGTGACCATGTCCGACCGTCAGCAGCGCCTGGGGGCTGGTTTCATCCTGCTAAATCTTTGCCAGAATGCTATCAGCAATGGCGACTCCGCTCAGGATACGTCCATTGTGGAATCCATCCGCAACATTAACGAAAAGATCATGAATGTGGGTTTCCGCAACTTGCCTCAGGGCTTAAGTCGCGAAATGAGCCTGCCCCGTCCTGTAGATATCGCCTGCGTTCTTTTCCGCTTGAGAGATCAGGGACGTAAGTAAAATCGGTTCATGAGCAATTAACGCCAGAAGGTGAAGGCCTTGCCTTCAATCTTCTTGCTCTCGTAGGTGCAGGAGTCTGCCCTATGGTACAGGGCGTCGAAGTCCAGGTTTTCTTCCCCGCGGTAGAACGCTGCACCCAGGCTTAGGGAAATACTGTAGTCGGGAATCTCGGCGATTTTCACCTTGCTCAAGATGTCGAAGAATCTGGAAATCAACTGGGAGCCCATTTCCTCGTTCACGATGCCGTATACGTAAACTACGAATTCGTCACCGCCTAGTCGAAGTAGAATGTCTGCTCCGCGGAAGGCTTTCTGCATGGAGTTCGCTACTGCCATGATCACTTCGTCGCCCGCCCGGTGTCCGTAGTTGTCGTTCACCTGCTTGAACTTGTCCACGTCGAACATACAGAGCATTCCGTACTTCTCTTCCTTAAGGCACTGCTTGATTTTTCTAATGCCTGCCTGGCGGTTCAGAAGGCCTGTCATGGTTTCCGTTTCCGCCTGTGTAATCAAGTTGCTTTCACGACTCTTCTGGTCATCAATGTTTTCCACTGCGAACAGAACGTAACGAGGAACGGAATTCGGAGTGACGTCTCCCACTGCGATAAAACGGGCGCGGCACCAGCCCACATGCTTTCCCATGAACTCGTGGGTAAGGGTGTGCTTGCCTCGCATTCTTTCCTGGAGAGTGGAGTATTCAACGAATTCCAGCGTCTCTTCCAAGTAATTTGATTGGGTGGTTGCCGTTATGACTGTTTTTACTTGCTCGCTATAGTTCTCGTAGCGGTCTTTCAGGCTTTCGTCAATAAAATCAGCAGATTTAATCTTTGCGAAAGTTCCATTACTTAAGTCAATGTAGTGCAGGGACACATAGATGTTGCCCATGGATTTCAGGTATTCGATAAGTTGTTCGTGACCGCTCAGTTCGGACACTTTCTTTTCGAACAAAAGTCCCTTCAGTCTAGAACGGCAGGTGTAGTATCCGATAAACAAGCCGATGGTACTGTATGCGATGCAGTCCACAATTTCTAGG encodes:
- a CDS encoding ABC-ATPase domain-containing protein, which codes for MKALYQKIRTLNGKNYGLYKSLAEKPWDFGDFSLEFLHVQGDPFAPASRILIKASLQMLGYPSEWGSTFERRLALSDFLLRRMSAVVKERYPDKDAAVVFDVAGPEMLVRNSLWIDNGELRACLQVKLPGEGRKIQSESAAEILTMVLPDLVSASLYNDGSRCEGGVKPELMAHYNVLADRKVILEELDRRGLCAFVPDGAVLPRASGISQEPMEGAIPFASPAELAVTLNVNGRDIRGMGIPKGITVITGGAFHGKSTLLQALTRAVYPHIPGDGREGIVIDESALRVGVEDGRSVRGTDLSQFVRDLPGGISTKDFTTASASGSTSEAANLLEAMEAGSSTFLIDEDSSAVNFLIRDVRVRKLLGDDREPLIPLTDRIREICYGECHSERSEAESRNLVAIRSFILVAGACGDYLELADNIIVMANYKAEYVAGSAGLPTLSRPSENGALPPFKAPVSRTFGEYIKPLQNSVRPTSAVERQVKVKLSGDYLIQIGFLVSDTSRLVTMSDRQQRLGAGFILLNLCQNAISNGDSAQDTSIVESIRNINEKIMNVGFRNLPQGLSREMSLPRPVDIACVLFRLRDQGRK
- a CDS encoding GGDEF domain-containing protein, yielding MLKRILKTIGKANISRADYNSIRDKITMTNYRSLRVYTLIATVFFAIALVVALITGVDTMRPKVYAYGLGTILSAAAFAITLKTGDKNHRVILWMEILFIFNLFIFGLNLALFIAPQQLTISLIVLYMIVPQLFVGRPIRIQIPVLITDVAFIVGATLVKPADILPLEIVDCIAYSTIGLFIGYYTCRSRLKGLLFEKKVSELSGHEQLIEYLKSMGNIYVSLHYIDLSNGTFAKIKSADFIDESLKDRYENYSEQVKTVITATTQSNYLEETLEFVEYSTLQERMRGKHTLTHEFMGKHVGWCRARFIAVGDVTPNSVPRYVLFAVENIDDQKSRESNLITQAETETMTGLLNRQAGIRKIKQCLKEEKYGMLCMFDVDKFKQVNDNYGHRAGDEVIMAVANSMQKAFRGADILLRLGGDEFVVYVYGIVNEEMGSQLISRFFDILSKVKIAEIPDYSISLSLGAAFYRGEENLDFDALYHRADSCTYESKKIEGKAFTFWR